The Epinephelus lanceolatus isolate andai-2023 chromosome 11, ASM4190304v1, whole genome shotgun sequence genome window below encodes:
- the ndufa2 gene encoding NADH dehydrogenase [ubiquinone] 1 alpha subcomplex subunit 2, whose protein sequence is MAAAAVRSIGSSLGKNLREIRVHLCQKSAASQGARDFVEQHYVALKKSNPDFPIRIRECSGVQARVWARYDFGKERSVSVDNMSADQVAGALQTLVQSKP, encoded by the exons ATGGCGGCCGCCGCAGTGAGGAGTATCGGCTCCAGTTTGGGTAAAAACCTCCGAGAGATTCGCGTCCACCTCTGCCAGAAGTCCGCGGCCAGTCAGGGGGCCAG agactTTGTGGAGCAGCACTATGTGGCTCTGAAGAAGTCCAACCCAGACTTCCCCATCAGGATCAGAGAGTGTTCTGGAGTCCAGGCCAGAGTCTGGGCCCGATACG ATTTCGGGAAAGAGAGGAGCGTCTCCGTGGACAACATGTCAGCTGATCAGGTGGCCGGCGCTCTGCAGACTCTGGTTCAGTCCAAACCCTGA